In the genome of Bacteroides mediterraneensis, the window CACTCATAAAAAGATTGAATGATAATATGATGAAAGAGAAACCATTTCTGCTGTTGTCGAACGACGACGGCTATGCTGCGAAAGGAATTCAGGAGTTGATAAAAGTATTGCGCCCTATGGCCGATTTGATGGTAGTCGCTCCCTCGGGCCCCCGTTCGGGAGCTTCCGGTTCCATTACTTCAGAACATCCTCTTCGTTGCGCACAATTGATTTCTGAGCCGGGATTTACTTTATATAGCTGCACAGGCACACCGGTAGATTGTGTGAAGCTGGCTTTGCATGAGTTGGTTCCTCGGGTGCCCGATATGGTGATTGGGGGAATCAATCATGGAGACAATTCTTCGGTGAATGTGCATTATTCAGGAACCATGGGAGTCGTGATTGAAGGTTGTTTGAAAGGAATCCCTTCTGTCGGTTTTTCGCTCTGCAATCACGATCCGGAAGCGGATTTCACACCTACCTTCCCTTATATACAACGGATTGTGGAAGAAGTGCTGGCGCATGGATTACCTGCCGGTTGTTGTTTGAATGTGAATTTCCCGGGTGTAAAAGAACTGAAAGGAGTACGCATCTGCCGACAGACGGATGGAGTCTGGACAAACGAGTTTGTGAAAGCAGTTCATCCAAGAGGTGGCTATTATTACTGGTTGACAGGTTCTTACAAGAACAATGAGCCAGATGCGGAAGATACGGACCATTGGGCGCTTGATCATGATTATGTGGCCATTACCCCCACACAGATTGACGTAACGGCATACGCGTTGAAGGAAGAATTGAATCACTGGAATCTTCAGTTATGAAATACTATTTGATTGTTGGAGAAGCGTCGGGCGACTTGCATGCCTCTAATCTGATGAAAGCCTTGCTGCAGCACGATCCGGAGGCGGAATTCCGCTTTTTCGGAGGTGATTTGATGGCCGGAGTGGGAGGCGTTTTGGTGAAGCATTATAAAGATATGGCCTATATGGGCTTCATTCCTGTTTTGCTTCATTTGCGGACTATTTTCCGGAATATGGATTATTGTAAGAAAGATATTGTCTGCTGGCAGCCGGATGTATTGATTTTGGTGGATTATCCGGGGTTCAATTTGAAAATTGCCGAGTATATCAAGGCGCATACCCGTATCCCGATATTTTATTACATTTCACCCAAAATCTGGGCATGGAAGGAATACCGTATTAAAAATATCAAGCGTGATGTGGACGAGTTGTTCTCCATCCTTCCTTTTGAGGTGGAGTTCTTTCGAAAACACTCTTATCCGATTCATTATGTGGGAAATCCGTGTGTGGATGCGGTTGATTGTTTTCAACAGACATATACAGAAGATTTTTCTCATTTCACGGCACGCAACAATTTGGGTGGCAAACCGATTATTGCTTTGCTGGCAGGTAGCCGTAAGCAGGAGATAAAAGATAACCTTTCACGGATGATAGAAGCCTCCCGTGCATTTCCGGAATATCAGTTTGTGGTTGCGGGGGCTCCGGGCATTGCTCCTGAGTTTTACCGGACTTACATGGGAAAAGATGCGGAAATTGTATTCGGGCAGACTTATGATTTGCTTTCTCATGCTACGGCAGCCTTGGTGACAAGTGGGACGGCTACGCTGGAAACAGCTTTGTTCCGTGTGCCTCAGGTCGTATGCTATTATACTGCTGCCGGAAAGCTGGTTTCATTTCTGCGGAGACACATTTTGAAAGTGAAATATATTTCATTGGTGAATCTGATTGCAGGGCGTGAGGTCGTGACAGAGCTTGTGGCCGACGGGATGACGGTGGAAAACGTAAAAACGGAATTGGCCCGGATTGTTCCGGGAGGAGACAGTCGGAAGGCGATGCAGAAAGACTATGAGATACTGGCAGGTATCTTGGGTGAGGCAGGAGCTTCTGATAGGGCGGCCTCTCAAATGGTCGAACTGTTGCGGAAAAAATATCACAGGTCCTCAATCTAGTTTTGAGGACCTGCTTTTTGAATTTAAAAGAAAGAAATCACATATAAATACACGACGGCTGCCGGTACCGCCATCAGCGTGCTGTCAAACCGGTCGAGCATTCCGCCATGCCCGGGAAGAATATTACCGGAATCTTTTATTCCCAGTGTACGTTTCAGTAAGGATTCTGTCAGGTCACCCCACGTGCCGAATACCACAACAGTCAGGGCGAGTCCAATCCATACCCCTATTGACATGAAAGGAAAGAAATGAGCCATAATGACGCCGGCGATGATACTGAATACACCACCTCCAATGGAACCTTCCCATGATTTCTTGGGGGAGATTCTCTCAAACAGACGGTGCTTCCCGAACAGTATCCCTGTACAATAGGCCCCCGTGTCATTTATCCAAGTGAAAATAAAGATAGATAAAGGTAATATCGGATTATATTGTATCTGGTAAGGTGATGTGCCTCCCACAGAGTGATAAGCCAGTACGTTCAGCATGGCAAATGACAAGGCTACATAGATTTGACTCATCATGGCATACGCCCAGTTATTCAGCGGATTCTTCTTCTTTAGGTACAATTCGCTTACCAGCAGGTAGATGAGGAGAAATAGATAAGGTATCAGAATTTCTGTCTGTCCAGGCATCACACCCAGATAGGCGAATCCGAAGAACAAGAAGACACCTGCCAGCATGCAGATGGGTTTGTTGATTTCTACATCCGGCTGTTTGCTGACAATGGTTCCAAATTCATGGATGGTCAGTGCGGTGATTAGTGCGAACAATAAGGAGAAAGAGATAGGTCCCCCCAGGATACATCCTACGAGGACACCTACAAAAATAACTCCTGTAATGGCGCGTTGAATAAAATTGCTTTTCACGGTGCTTTATGTTTTTCCCAATAAACTTGGCGGTTATTTTTCTCCTTCTGCAGGCTGAGGCTCATCAGTCGCAGGCTTTTCTTCCGGCTTTTCTACTGTAGACTCTGCAGGTTCAGAAGTCTCCTGCTTGTTCTCCAGCTGTTTGGCTGCTTCTGCCTGTTCGTTGGCAGCCATGATTTCTTCTGAACGTGATGTCCACGGACGTTTGCCAAAGATACGTTCCACATCCTCTGCAAAGATGACTTCCCGTTCTATCAACAGTTGGGCCAGTTGGTTGTGTCCTTCACTGTGTTCTTTCAACAGTTCCTTGGCCCGCGTGTATTGTTCACTGATCATGTTTTGTACTTCCTGGTCAATGAGCTCTGCGGTATGTTCACTGTAAGGTTTGGTAAAACTGTAGTCTTCGTTGCTGTTGTAATAACACAGGTTGGGAAGTTTGTCGCTCATTCCGGCGTAAGCAATCATGCCGTATGCCTGTTTGGTCACCCGCTCCAAGTCGTTCATGGCACCGGTGGAAATATGACCGATAAAGAGTTCTTCTGCGGCACGTCCACCTAAAGTGGCACACATTTCGTCCAGCATCTGTTCCTTCGTCGTGATTTGGCGTTCTTCCGGAAGATACCAGGCTGCTCCCAAAGCACGGCCTCTCGGTACGATGGTAACCTTAATCAGCGGGTTGGCATGTTCCAGGAACCAGGAAATAGTGGCATGACCCGCTTCATGCAAGGCGATGGCACGTTTCTCGGCTGCCGTCATCACTTTCGTCTTCTTTTCCAGACCACCTACAATACGGTCGATTGCAGCCAGGAAATCATCCTTGCCGACACTCTTCTTTTGGTGACGGGCGGCAATCAGGGCTGCCTCGTTGCATACATTTGCAATATCTGCTCCGCTGAACCCCGGAGTCTGGCGGGCCAGCAGGTCTACATCTACGGAGTCATCCAGTTTTAATGGTCTCAAATGTACACCGAACACTTCCTTCCGTTCGTTTAAGTCCGGCAGGTCTACGTAAATCTGACGGTCAAAACGTCCGGCGCGCAGTAAGGCTTTATCCAAGATATCTACTCGGTTGGTGGCAGCCAGAATGATGACTCCGCTGTTGGAACCGAATCCATCCATCTCTGTCAGCAGCTGGTTCAGGGTGTTTTCGCGTTCATCGTTTCCTCCCATGCTCGGGTTTTTGCCACGGGCCCGTCCTACGGCGTCAATTTCATCGATGAAAATGATACAGGGGGCTTTTTCCTTTGCCTGGCGGAACAGGTCGCGCACACGGGATGCACCTACGCCGACAAACATTTCCACAAAGTCGGAACCGGAGATAGAGAAGAAAGGAACATCAGCTTCTCCAGCTACAGCTTTGGCCAACAGGGTCTTACCGGTTCCCGGAGGGCCTACCAGCAAAGCGCCTTTAGGTATTTTACCTCCCAGTTCCGTATATTTTTGCGGTTGTTTCAGAAAGTCAACAATTTCCTGTACTTCCTGTTTGGCTGCAGCCTGTCCTGCTACATCCTTGAAAGTGATGCGGTTGGTACCTTTTTCAAAAAGCTGCGCCTTGCTTC includes:
- the ftsH gene encoding ATP-dependent zinc metalloprotease FtsH; translation: MSNNSNNNKPKINVPRFSLTWLYVIIAMIFAFLYFSGDEGSATKEVNYTEFQEMVTKGYADKIVAYDNNTIEMYIKPEHIVDVFKKDASKVGRSPAIHVQIGSMEALDKFLNEQQKEGNFTGSIQYEKKSDYFSLILWNVLPFVILIAIWMFAMRRMGGGGGAGGSSNVFNVGRSKAQLFEKGTNRITFKDVAGQAAAKQEVQEIVDFLKQPQKYTELGGKIPKGALLVGPPGTGKTLLAKAVAGEADVPFFSISGSDFVEMFVGVGASRVRDLFRQAKEKAPCIIFIDEIDAVGRARGKNPSMGGNDERENTLNQLLTEMDGFGSNSGVIILAATNRVDILDKALLRAGRFDRQIYVDLPDLNERKEVFGVHLRPLKLDDSVDVDLLARQTPGFSGADIANVCNEAALIAARHQKKSVGKDDFLAAIDRIVGGLEKKTKVMTAAEKRAIALHEAGHATISWFLEHANPLIKVTIVPRGRALGAAWYLPEERQITTKEQMLDEMCATLGGRAAEELFIGHISTGAMNDLERVTKQAYGMIAYAGMSDKLPNLCYYNSNEDYSFTKPYSEHTAELIDQEVQNMISEQYTRAKELLKEHSEGHNQLAQLLIEREVIFAEDVERIFGKRPWTSRSEEIMAANEQAEAAKQLENKQETSEPAESTVEKPEEKPATDEPQPAEGEK
- the surE gene encoding 5'/3'-nucleotidase SurE; this encodes MMKEKPFLLLSNDDGYAAKGIQELIKVLRPMADLMVVAPSGPRSGASGSITSEHPLRCAQLISEPGFTLYSCTGTPVDCVKLALHELVPRVPDMVIGGINHGDNSSVNVHYSGTMGVVIEGCLKGIPSVGFSLCNHDPEADFTPTFPYIQRIVEEVLAHGLPAGCCLNVNFPGVKELKGVRICRQTDGVWTNEFVKAVHPRGGYYYWLTGSYKNNEPDAEDTDHWALDHDYVAITPTQIDVTAYALKEELNHWNLQL
- the lpxB gene encoding lipid-A-disaccharide synthase, producing MKYYLIVGEASGDLHASNLMKALLQHDPEAEFRFFGGDLMAGVGGVLVKHYKDMAYMGFIPVLLHLRTIFRNMDYCKKDIVCWQPDVLILVDYPGFNLKIAEYIKAHTRIPIFYYISPKIWAWKEYRIKNIKRDVDELFSILPFEVEFFRKHSYPIHYVGNPCVDAVDCFQQTYTEDFSHFTARNNLGGKPIIALLAGSRKQEIKDNLSRMIEASRAFPEYQFVVAGAPGIAPEFYRTYMGKDAEIVFGQTYDLLSHATAALVTSGTATLETALFRVPQVVCYYTAAGKLVSFLRRHILKVKYISLVNLIAGREVVTELVADGMTVENVKTELARIVPGGDSRKAMQKDYEILAGILGEAGASDRAASQMVELLRKKYHRSSI
- a CDS encoding phosphatidate cytidylyltransferase, whose amino-acid sequence is MKSNFIQRAITGVIFVGVLVGCILGGPISFSLLFALITALTIHEFGTIVSKQPDVEINKPICMLAGVFLFFGFAYLGVMPGQTEILIPYLFLLIYLLVSELYLKKKNPLNNWAYAMMSQIYVALSFAMLNVLAYHSVGGTSPYQIQYNPILPLSIFIFTWINDTGAYCTGILFGKHRLFERISPKKSWEGSIGGGVFSIIAGVIMAHFFPFMSIGVWIGLALTVVVFGTWGDLTESLLKRTLGIKDSGNILPGHGGMLDRFDSTLMAVPAAVVYLYVISFF